A portion of the Limosilactobacillus reuteri genome contains these proteins:
- a CDS encoding tyrosine-type recombinase/integrase has product MSYAKKAKKGYYGIAEFKDKDGKRHQKSAGFFKLKREALQAGDELERELNKANLDLRDVTLFDYFKRWFDLYKSSKAQSASAQNQYRIMKKFINEYFADTKLREIKRSDYQEFINWYGSNHAYKSVSKLNGAIRSCVGYAIDDDIINKDFTHNVNITYNKTLERKVDYLTTSELQTLKKNVISKLERYNTSRYMILTAIYTGMRKSEIQALTWNDIDFLHSTISISKSWDEKEKAFKSTKTESSKRVVKVNRQLLKRLEDLKANNSIMVFQNVLGTIPTSNALNKCLHSIMNDSNINKQGFHFHSLRHVHVAFLLSKGVDIYAISKRLGHSNITVTLNTYSYLIDEYKAKNDTLIIDKLAEL; this is encoded by the coding sequence AAAAAGGGCTATTACGGAATAGCAGAGTTTAAGGACAAGGACGGAAAACGTCACCAAAAATCAGCAGGCTTTTTCAAGCTGAAACGTGAAGCATTACAAGCAGGGGATGAGTTAGAACGTGAATTAAACAAGGCTAACTTAGATTTAAGAGATGTAACCTTATTTGATTACTTTAAGCGGTGGTTTGACCTATATAAGAGTAGCAAAGCTCAAAGTGCAAGCGCTCAAAACCAATACCGCATAATGAAAAAGTTTATTAACGAGTATTTCGCTGATACGAAACTACGAGAAATTAAGCGCTCAGACTATCAAGAGTTTATTAATTGGTACGGTAGCAATCACGCTTATAAATCAGTTAGTAAGTTAAATGGTGCTATTAGGTCATGCGTTGGCTATGCAATTGATGATGATATTATCAATAAGGACTTTACGCATAATGTTAATATCACATATAATAAAACTTTGGAGAGAAAAGTTGATTACCTAACAACTAGTGAGCTTCAAACGCTAAAAAAGAATGTAATATCTAAGCTAGAAAGGTATAATACAAGCCGTTACATGATACTCACGGCAATTTATACTGGAATGCGTAAGAGTGAAATACAGGCGCTTACGTGGAATGATATTGACTTTCTACATTCGACAATTAGCATTTCTAAGTCGTGGGATGAAAAAGAAAAAGCTTTTAAATCCACTAAAACAGAATCAAGCAAGCGAGTTGTGAAGGTAAATCGACAATTGCTCAAAAGATTAGAAGACTTAAAAGCTAATAATAGTATTATGGTCTTTCAAAACGTATTAGGAACAATCCCTACAAGTAACGCATTGAATAAGTGTTTACACTCTATTATGAATGATAGTAACATCAATAAGCAAGGTTTTCACTTTCATTCGTTACGCCACGTTCATGTAGCCTTTTTGCTGAGTAAAGGCGTTGATATATACGCTATTAGTAAACGGCTAGGACATTCAAATATTACCGTAACCTTAAATACTTATTCTTATTTGATTGATGAGTACAAGGCTAAAAATGACACCTTAATCATTGATAAATTGGCGGAATTATAA